A part of Candidatus Dormiibacterota bacterium genomic DNA contains:
- a CDS encoding TIGR03842 family LLM class F420-dependent oxidoreductase: MARISFGVCFAPDPPPSRWVDLTKLAEAHGFEYAWLFDSHVLWQEVYPIFTLMAANTRTIKIGPCVTNPGTRDPTVTASALATLNEISGGRMVMGIGRGDSARRVLGQKPVSVERMEADCRLIRELAAGREVAYDGVKVRLKWAEHELPIWVAGYGPKALRAAGRVADGVIIQLADPAIIKWCLQFVREGAQEAGRSFDDIQIQAAAPAFISDDIEAAREQVRWFPALVSNHVVDLLKRYDAQDLPKALTDYIKARDHYDYSEHAQRGAAHADFVPDDVIDRFCVIGTVEQSRKRIEELIDAGVDQFNLYLMVEKPEAVIQKYGEAIIPAFS, encoded by the coding sequence ATGGCACGAATCAGCTTCGGCGTCTGCTTTGCTCCAGATCCGCCCCCCAGCCGGTGGGTGGATCTGACCAAGCTTGCCGAGGCACACGGTTTCGAGTACGCGTGGCTCTTCGACTCCCACGTGCTCTGGCAGGAGGTCTATCCGATCTTCACGCTGATGGCGGCCAACACGCGGACCATCAAGATCGGTCCTTGCGTCACCAACCCGGGGACGCGCGATCCAACCGTGACGGCCAGCGCGCTGGCCACCCTGAACGAGATCTCCGGCGGCCGAATGGTGATGGGCATCGGTCGCGGCGACAGCGCCCGCCGCGTCCTCGGCCAGAAGCCGGTTTCGGTCGAGCGCATGGAGGCGGACTGCCGCCTGATCCGCGAGCTGGCGGCCGGCCGTGAAGTCGCCTACGACGGCGTCAAGGTCCGGCTGAAGTGGGCCGAGCACGAGCTGCCCATCTGGGTCGCGGGCTATGGGCCAAAGGCGCTTCGGGCCGCCGGGCGGGTGGCCGACGGGGTCATCATCCAGCTGGCCGATCCGGCCATCATCAAGTGGTGCCTGCAGTTCGTGCGGGAAGGCGCCCAGGAGGCCGGCCGGTCCTTCGACGACATCCAGATCCAGGCCGCCGCCCCGGCCTTCATCTCTGATGACATCGAGGCAGCGCGTGAGCAAGTGCGCTGGTTCCCGGCGCTGGTCTCCAACCACGTCGTCGACCTGTTGAAGCGGTACGACGCGCAAGACCTTCCGAAGGCGCTCACCGACTACATCAAGGCCCGCGACCACTACGACTACTCGGAGCACGCGCAGCGGGGCGCGGCGCACGCCGACTTCGTTCCCGACGACGTGATCGACCGCTTCTGTGTCATCGGCACCGTGGAGCAGAGCCGGAAACGGATCGAGGAGCTGATCGACGCCGGCGTCGACCAGTTCAACCTCTACCTTATGGTGGAGAAACCCGAGGCGGTCATCCAGAAATACGGCGAGGCTATTATTCCGGCGTTCAGCTAG
- a CDS encoding nitrilase-related carbon-nitrogen hydrolase: MAKVRAALIQAHANMPKEEAIVTHEALIAEAAAKGAQITCLQEIFFGPYFCAEQDVKWYDTAERDDGPTVKRMQALAKKHKMALVVPFYEEAQTGVYYNTAVLIENDGTMLGKYRKTHIPHVGPCFWEKFYFKPGNLGYPVWDTSVGRVGILICYDRHFPEPARALGLKGAELVFNPSATVKSLSRYLWELEQPAHAVANGYWIGAINRVGVEKPLNDAQFYGSSYFCDPRGRIIGKASETEDEVLVCDLDLDMNREVRNTWQFLRDRRPESYEDLVRELP; the protein is encoded by the coding sequence ATGGCAAAGGTGCGGGCGGCGCTTATCCAGGCGCACGCGAACATGCCCAAAGAGGAAGCGATCGTAACGCACGAGGCCCTGATCGCCGAGGCGGCGGCCAAAGGCGCGCAGATAACGTGCCTCCAGGAGATCTTCTTCGGCCCCTACTTCTGCGCCGAGCAGGACGTCAAGTGGTACGACACCGCCGAGCGGGACGATGGGCCGACGGTCAAACGGATGCAGGCGCTGGCGAAGAAGCACAAGATGGCGCTCGTGGTGCCTTTCTACGAGGAGGCCCAGACCGGCGTCTACTACAACACGGCGGTCCTGATCGAGAACGACGGCACGATGCTGGGAAAGTACCGCAAGACGCACATCCCTCACGTCGGTCCCTGTTTCTGGGAAAAGTTCTATTTCAAGCCCGGCAACCTCGGCTACCCGGTGTGGGACACCTCGGTCGGCCGGGTCGGCATCTTGATCTGCTACGACCGGCACTTTCCGGAGCCCGCCCGCGCGCTGGGGCTCAAGGGCGCCGAGCTCGTCTTCAATCCCTCGGCCACGGTCAAATCGCTGTCGCGCTATCTCTGGGAGCTCGAGCAGCCAGCCCACGCCGTCGCCAACGGTTACTGGATCGGCGCCATCAACCGGGTCGGGGTGGAGAAGCCGCTCAACGACGCGCAGTTCTACGGCTCGAGCTACTTCTGCGATCCGCGCGGCCGCATCATCGGGAAGGCGTCGGAGACCGAGGATGAGGTGCTGGTGTGCGACCTCGACCTCGACATGAATCGGGAAGTGCGCAACACCTGGCAGTTCCTCCGCGACCGCCGGCCCGAGAGTTACGAAGACCTCGTCAGGGAGCTGCCATGA